Proteins found in one Erythrobacter sp. 3-20A1M genomic segment:
- a CDS encoding glycosyltransferase family 2 protein produces MVSSTRDPGMAVILVNYRGAHDTIECLASLFSGDTIPYVIVADNASGDGSVDRITAWADGEGSVPVANPAHANEAYDRIERPIAYEVLGPDELQEGVRKPLTVIETGGNLGFAGGNNRGLELALNNPEIDILWLLNNDTIVEADTVRKLREAFVSAPQHAMLGTPIRLYHDRDRHQLLNGMRFDKWTGAAAGIGGGSPIDGPFDRDAVIAQSDFVCGASLAVTRDFVEDVGLLEERFFLYYEEIDWAMRARGRHQTGFADQAVVYHKEGASAGSASRLSRRARSPLSEYHHIRSKMIFCRKHFPALLPLYFAQNLAILARRVARRQPAQARAVLRATFGLPLD; encoded by the coding sequence ATGGTATCGAGCACCCGTGACCCCGGAATGGCGGTCATACTGGTCAACTATCGGGGGGCGCACGACACGATCGAATGTCTGGCCTCTCTGTTTTCCGGTGACACCATCCCTTACGTGATCGTCGCCGACAATGCCTCGGGCGATGGGTCGGTGGACAGGATAACGGCATGGGCTGACGGGGAGGGGAGCGTTCCGGTCGCCAACCCTGCGCATGCGAACGAGGCCTACGATCGAATCGAGCGACCGATCGCGTATGAAGTGCTGGGGCCGGACGAGTTGCAGGAAGGCGTCCGGAAGCCCCTCACGGTGATCGAAACCGGAGGTAATCTCGGCTTCGCGGGGGGGAACAATCGCGGGCTCGAACTGGCGCTCAACAATCCCGAAATCGACATTCTCTGGCTGTTGAACAACGATACCATCGTCGAGGCCGACACTGTTAGGAAGCTGCGGGAAGCATTCGTCAGCGCCCCCCAACATGCCATGCTCGGCACCCCGATCCGGCTGTATCACGACCGCGATCGCCATCAGTTGCTGAACGGAATGCGCTTCGACAAATGGACCGGCGCTGCGGCTGGCATTGGGGGTGGGTCGCCGATCGACGGCCCGTTCGATCGCGATGCCGTTATCGCCCAGAGCGACTTCGTATGCGGTGCCTCGCTAGCGGTCACACGCGACTTTGTGGAGGATGTGGGACTGCTCGAAGAGCGCTTCTTCCTCTATTACGAGGAAATCGACTGGGCGATGCGGGCCCGGGGCCGTCACCAGACGGGCTTCGCCGACCAGGCGGTCGTCTATCACAAGGAAGGGGCATCCGCCGGTTCCGCCAGTCGGTTGTCGCGCCGCGCGCGGTCTCCGCTGTCGGAGTACCATCATATCCGCAGCAAGATGATCTTCTGCCGCAAGCACTTCCCGGCATTGCTGCCGCTCTATTTTGCGCAGAACCTTGCAATTCTAGCGCGACGGGTGGCGCGGCGGCAGCCGGCGCAGGCGCGGGCGGTTCTGCGTGCGACCTTCGGACTCCCGCTCGACTGA